A window of Bacteroidales bacterium contains these coding sequences:
- a CDS encoding SagB/ThcOx family dehydrogenase codes for MKTIISTLTILIFLTNVNMAQETISLPKPKTEGGKPLMEALKNRQSARTFQNKELALQDISNILWAAYGINRENPNKRTVPSARNKQEFDIYLSLSKGLYLWNSIENTLALVKKGDFRNEIGMQDYVGTAPLILIYVADFDKMDGMDDDRRNFYSANDCGYICQNVYLYAASENLSTVVIGSVKKEKVFELLNLKQSQHVILAQPIGYPEN; via the coding sequence ATGAAAACAATAATCTCAACATTAACTATTTTAATATTTTTAACGAACGTGAATATGGCACAAGAAACTATTAGCTTGCCTAAACCAAAAACCGAAGGAGGTAAACCTCTAATGGAAGCGCTAAAAAACAGGCAATCTGCTCGAACTTTTCAAAACAAAGAATTAGCATTGCAAGACATTAGCAATATTTTATGGGCTGCTTACGGAATTAATAGGGAAAATCCTAATAAAAGAACAGTTCCATCTGCAAGAAACAAACAAGAATTTGACATTTATCTATCTCTCAGCAAAGGATTATATTTATGGAATTCTATTGAGAACACACTAGCTCTAGTAAAAAAAGGCGATTTTAGAAATGAAATTGGCATGCAGGATTATGTCGGCACAGCTCCATTAATTTTAATTTATGTAGCAGATTTTGACAAAATGGACGGCATGGATGATGATAGAAGAAATTTCTATAGTGCAAACGATTGTGGATATATATGCCAAAATGTATATCTATATGCCGCTTCTGAGAATCTAAGTACTGTTGTTATTGGTTCAGTAAAAAAAGAAAAAGTTTTTGAACTCCTAAATCTAAAACAATCTCAACATGTAATATTAGCTCAACCTATTGGCTATCCTGAAAATTAA
- a CDS encoding outer membrane beta-barrel protein encodes MKKFIIAISIFVGFLANPAYSQLQLGAQLGPQIPIGDLGDAFNTSFGLNVSGKYFIQDNMAVGLNLGKHWFGTGSSNASFSSMPVTGLFEYYFGSSDFKPYVGMDLGLYIARGKVSWGGSSYASSEAYFGFAPKLGFAYYISYISNNIAVTVDAKFHFMTSDPMTEYIGINFGIALDL; translated from the coding sequence ATGAAAAAATTTATTATTGCAATTTCAATTTTTGTTGGATTTTTAGCTAATCCAGCTTATTCACAACTTCAACTTGGAGCACAGCTTGGTCCTCAAATTCCGATTGGAGATTTAGGAGATGCTTTTAATACAAGTTTTGGACTAAATGTTTCTGGTAAATATTTTATACAGGACAATATGGCTGTTGGTTTAAATCTTGGTAAACATTGGTTTGGAACAGGTAGCTCTAATGCATCTTTTTCATCTATGCCAGTTACAGGTTTGTTTGAATATTATTTTGGCTCTTCAGATTTCAAACCTTATGTAGGTATGGATTTGGGCTTATATATTGCTAGGGGTAAAGTTTCATGGGGAGGGTCAAGCTATGCTTCGTCAGAAGCGTATTTTGGTTTTGCCCCTAAACTAGGTTTTGCTTATTATATATCATACATATCAAATAATATTGCTGTAACAGTTGATGCAAAATTTCATTTTATGACTTCTGATCCAATGACAGAATACATAGGAATAAATTTTGGCATTGCTCTAGACCTTTAA